Proteins encoded by one window of Salvia splendens isolate huo1 chromosome 5, SspV2, whole genome shotgun sequence:
- the LOC121801927 gene encoding MND1-interacting protein 1-like encodes MGKHARGKGKSKPTKNETNHTTPKAPVSKYGLPPTSNIKARERELEECLILKLEDLYTRAKNRLLTSGYDMAEVERAFLNAGYVHGPKDLLNNVLTNTVSFIEQKVKPQGKGFRDMKELYKAMLQALLDNVLRTEPRLQRSDEMQRSDAMWLLLTSKWGTVPSTSMPSHDFGGDNSNGCTSEKAPSELNIESPSKRVGVLERINNTPGLASKIRQDIPILMASLQREMGTTFIKQQDLENAVCEPIEGSHIMDASTLTLLEEVCVKWQENSPNDPKTAFIIDLIKSIRDLEEKVKVQKKWAQTKVIDSAKRLSKDLLELKMLKLDRVHSQGLKDKNLCAENAYSLLVMETEQTLRNMNCEASRVREIVRTLELSKAHIKADTEALRLSTSEYESDLNRVLNREMKLMKKVAAFGKQITNLRVNITEAKQTVLQLQHDILQIEKEAKEAEDRWKQEGREKEQRIALEVTEARRAEAHRASLRQELAERRQNAENALRAKEDDLRRLEQELSRVQMFFQMSIVSLEGDTFLYNGVEIPSLEKNAPSESSRRWTCMKCFTNDVSVLFLPCAHQVLCAPCHEGRTSSSMGKQRCPFCGAEIEQSIKCYGPT; translated from the exons ATGGGTAAGCACGCAAGGGGCAAAGGAAAGTCTAAGCCAACGAAGAATGAGACAAACCATACAACACCTAAAGCACCCGTTTCTAAGTATGGTTTGCCACCAACTTCAAACATCAAAGCTCGAGAAAGGGAACTGGAGGAATGTCTTATCCTAAAGCTTGAAGATTTGTACACTAGAGCCAAAAATCGGCTATTGACATCAGGATATGACATGGCTGAAGTAGAAAGAGCATTCTTGAATGCTGGCTATGTTCATGGTCCAAAGGATCTTCTGAACAATGTTTTGACAAATACAGTTtcttttattgaacaaaaagtGAAGCCGCAAGGAAAAGGTTTTAGGGACATGAAGGAGTTGTATAAAGCCATGCTACAAGCTCTGCTTGATAATGTCTTGCGTACTGAACCAAGGTTGCAAAGGTCAGATGAGATGCAAAGGTCAGATGCAATGTGGCTTCTATTAACCAGCAAGTGGGGCACTGTTCCATCAACCAGCATGCCATCTCATGACTTCGGGGGTGATAATAGCAATGGATGTACTAGTGAGAAAGCCCCATCGGAATTGAATATTGAATCTCCGTCTAAGAGGGTTGGGGTTTTGGAAAGAATCAATAATACACCTGGATTAGCATCGAAAATAAGACAAGATATTCCAATTCTGATGGCATCTCTACAGAGGGAAATGGGTACTACATTCATCAAGCAACAAGATCTGGAAAATGCAGTCTGTGAACCAATAGAAGGTTCACATATTATGGATGCTAGTACTCTCACACTCCTAGAGGAAGTATGTGTCAAATGGCAGGAAAACAGCCCTAATGATCCAAAGACTGCATTCATTATTGACTTGATAAAAAGTATTAGAGACCTAGAGGAAAAAGTGAAGGTGCAGAAGAAATGGGCTCAAACAAAAGTTATAGATTCAGCAAAAAGGTTGAGTAAAGATTTGCTGGAACTAAAAATGTTGAAGCTGGATAGAGTGCACTCGCAAGGCCTGAAAGATAAGAACCTTTGTGCCGAAAATGCATACTCATTGTTGGTCATGGAGACTGAACAAACTTTGAGAAATATGAATTGTGAAGCAAGTAGGGTGAGAGAAATAGTTAGAACTCTAGAGCTCAGCAAAGCGCACATTAAGGCAGATACAGAAGCACTAAGACTAAGTACATCTGAGTATGAAAGCGATCTAAATCGAGTATTAAACAGAGAAATGAAACTCATGAAAAAAGTCGCTGCTTTTGGAAAACAGATTACCAACCTCAGAGTTAATATTACTGAGGCGAAGCAGACGGTGTTACAGCTGCAGCATGATATTCTCCAAATCGAGAAGGAAGCTAAGGAAGCTGAG GATCGATGGAAGCAGGAAGGGAGGGAGAAGGAGCAGAGGATTGCTCTCGAGGTCACGGAAGCTAGAAGGGCAGAGGCACATAGAGCCTCTTTGAGACAGGAGCTGGCGGAACGTCGTCAAAATGCTGAGAATGCCTTGAGGGCGAAAGAGGATGATCTCCGGAGGCTTGAACAGGAGCTGTCTCGTGTGCAAATGTTCTTTCAGATGTCAATTGTGTCATTGGAGGGAGACACATTTTTATACAACGGCGTTGAGATACCATCTCTGGAGAAGAACGCTCCTAGTGAGTCCTCGAGGCGCTGGACCTGTATGAAATGCTTTACCAATGACGTTTCTGTCCTTTTTCTGCCGTGCGCCCACCAGGTGCTGTGCGCACCCTGCCATGAAGGGCGCACCAGCAGTTCGATGGGTAAACAACGTTGCCCCTTCTGTGGTGCGGAGATTGAGCAGAGCATCAAGTGCTATGGCCCGACTTAG
- the LOC121801929 gene encoding retinoblastoma-related protein-like: protein MAELKMIPAPNRDRDGGGTTIEARFAHFCKDDLALDDGDFLEQATKLFGQSKSLLLANVSAIGTGTLDEAERYWFSFVLYSVRRLSENVGPKEKGLNLCQILRAAKLNIIDFYKELHQYLIKVGSILSNLFGEDWEKRLEAKESHTNFVHLTLLRKKYERAFRDLFSMVDADDNKQLNVANVSGHESDYYRFGWLLFLALRVHVFRLCKDLVSCTHGLVSVLAILLIHIPARYRNFNLNDSDRIVMKGDKADLLASLCNMYDTSEDVLRQTLDKANNLITDILKKNHRLASDCTPQNLENIVTDGLIYFDDLMDESSLPSSVNLLEKDYDSATRDMDGLDERIFINDNDSLLVSGSLSGSALNMSGSGTKRKFDTMSSPTKTISSPLSPYRSPVRHSNGYAGGGMSKMAATPVSTAMTTAKWLCSVIAPLPSKPSAELERFLQSCDRDVSADVTRRAQVILEAIFPSSGPGQNATLMDNIWAEQRRIEAMKLYFRVLQALCMAESQILHLNNLTSLLTSERFHRCMLACSAELVLATHKTVTMLFPTVLERTGITAFDLSKVIESFIRHEETLPRELRRHLNSLEERLLESMVWEKGSSMYNSLIVAKPALSAEITRLGLLAEPMPSLDAIAMHINMSSGVLAPTQKHDKTGQNVDIRSPKRVCTEYRSVLVERNSFTSPVKDRLLALNNLKSKFPAPILHSAFASPTRPNPGGGGETCAETAVNVFFSKIVKLAAVRINGMVERLQLSQQIRESVYCLFQKILSQRTTLFFSRHIDQIILCCFYGVAKISQLNLTFKEIIFNYKKQPQCKPQVFRSVYVDWKAPRRTGKTGPDHVDIITFYNEIFIPAVKPLLVELAPGGSEQGGSHASEAKNNIDGAFPAPASPKPSSFPSLPDMSPKKVSAAHNVYVSPLRSSKMDALISHSSKSYYACVGESTHAYQSPSKDLTAINDRLNGTRKLRVALKFNEEEGRLVRETGLVTDSVVADSLCIQNGKRVLTPVKSEQQPEL, encoded by the exons ATGGCTGAGCTGAAGATGATTCCGGCCCCTAATCGTGATCGAGATGGAGGTGGAACCACCATTGAAGCCCGGTTTGCACACTTCTGCAAG GATGATCTGGCCTTAGATGATGGCGACTTTCTGGAGCAAGCCACAAAGTTATTTGGTCAAAGCAAGAGTCTACTGTTAGCTAATGTATCTGCTATTGGAACTGGGACG CTGGATGAAGCGGAAAGGTATTGGTTTTCATTTGTCCTCTATTCAGTTAGAAGGCTCAGCGAAAATGTTGGCCCCAAGGAGAAGGGTCTCAATTTATGCCAGATACTGAGAGCAGCAAAGCTcaa CattattgatttttataaaGAACTTCATCAATATCTAATCAAGGTCGGATCAATTTTGAGTAACCTGTTTGGTGAGGATTGGGAGAAGAGGCTTGAG GCAAAGGAATCACACACAAACTTTGTGCATTTGACCCTATTGAGAAA GAAATATGAGCGTGCATTTAGGGATCTTTTCTCTATGGTTGATGCTGATGATAACAAACAATTAAATGTGGCAAATGTATCTGGTCATGAATCAGATTACTACCGTTTTGGATGGTTACTCTTTCTTGCCCTTCGTGTACATGTGTTCCGTCTCTGCAAAGACTTAGTATCATGTACTCATGGCCTGGTCTCTGTCCTG GCAATACTCTTAATACACATTCCTGCTCGCTACAGAAACTTCAATCTTAATGATTCTGACCGCATAG TTATGAAAGGCGACAAGGCTGATCTCCTTGCATCACTTTGCAATATGTACGACACTTCAGAAGATGTTCTGAGGCAAACTTTGGATAAAGCAAACAACTTGATAACTGATATATTGAAGAAAAACCATCGTTTGGCTTCTGATTGTACACCGCAGAACTTGGAAAATATTGTTACAG ATGGTTTAATCTATTTTGACGATTTGATGGATGAATCATCTTTACCATCAAGTGTGAACTTGCTGGAGAAGGATTACGATTCTGCAACTCGAGATATGGATGGATTAGATGAGCGGATTTTTATAAATGACAATGATAGCTTGCTAGTTTCGGGCAGCTTATCTGGAAGTGCTTTAAACATGAGTGGATCTGGGACAAAG AGGAAATTTGACACAATGTCCTCCCCAACAAAGACAATTTCAAGTCCATTGTCTCCTTACCGATCTCCAGTACGCCATTCCAATGGTTATGCTGGCGGTGGCATGTCCAAGATGGCTGCTACTCCAGTCAGCACGGCAATGACAACTGCAAAATGGCTATGTTCTGTTATTGCTCCACTCCCATCTAAACCTTCAGCAGAGCTAGAGAGATTCCTTCAATCATGCGACAGAGATGTGAGTGCTGATGTCACTAGGAGGGCTCAGGTAATACTTGAAGCCATATTTCCAAGTAGTGGACCTGGGCAAAATGCGACCTTGATGGACAACATATGGGCTGAACAACGTCGAATCGAAGCAATGAAGCTTTATTTCAGGGTTCTCCAAGCACTGTGCATGGCTGAGTCCCAGATTCTGCATTTGAACAATTTAACTTCTTTGCTGACCAGTGAGAGATTTCACAGATGTATGCTAGCATGTTCGGCTGAGCTTGTTCTTGCTACACATAAAACTGTAACAATGTTGTTTCCAACTGTTTTGGAGAGAACAGGAATAACAGCCTTTGATCTTAGTAAGGTGATAGAGAGCTTCATCAGACATGAAGAAACTCTCCCCAGGGAACTTAGAAGGCATTTAAATTCTCTTGAAGAACGACTATTAGAGAGCATGGTTTGGGAAAAAGGCTCATCGATGTACAATTCCTTGATTGTAGCAAAGCCAGCCCTTTCTGCAGAAATAACTCGTCTTGGCTTGTTAGCTGAACCTATGCCGTCTTTGGATGCAATTGCCATGCACATTAACATGTCAAGTGGTGTTTTAGCCCCCACACAAAAGCATGACAAAACCG GTCAAAATGTAGATATTCGTTCACCAAAGAGAGTGTGCACTGAGTACCGAAGCGTATTAGTTGAACGGAACTCGTTCACATCGCCAGTCAAAGATCGCCTCTTGGCCCTAAACAACTTGAAATCTAAGTTTCCAGCTCCTATTTTACATTCTGCATTCGCCAG TCCTACACGACCGAATCCAGGTGGTGGAGGAGAAACATGTGCTGAAACAGCAGTCAATGTTTTCTTCAGTAAG ATTGTGAAGCTAGCAGCTGTCAGAATTAATGGGATGGTTGAAAGACTACAGCTTTCGCAGCAGATAAGAGAGTCTGTCTACTGCCTTTTCCAAAAGATCCTCAGCCAGCGGACAACACTGTTCTTCAGCCGACACATTGATCAAATTATCCTTTGCTGCTTCTATGGAGTTGCTAAG ATTTCCCAACTGAACCTGACCTTCAAAGAAATCATTTTTAACTATAAAAAGCAACCTCAGTGCAAACCCCAAGTTTTCCGGAGTGTTTATGTTGATTGGAAAGCTCCTCGCCGAACTGGG AAAACCGGCCCTGATCATGTTGATATCATAACATTTTACAATGAGATATTCATTCCTGCGGTAAAACCTCTTCTCGTTGAGCTTGCTCCTGGTGGATCTGAACAGGGTGGTTCTCATGCTTCGGAAGCCAAGAATAACATTGATG GTGCATTTCCAGCACCAGCATCACCTAAACCATCCTCATTTCCAAGCCTTCCCGACATGTCACCTAAGAAAGTATCGGCGGCTCACAATGTTTACGTCTCCCCATTGCGATCATCAAAG ATGGATGCATTAATATCACATAGCTCAAAAAGCTACTATGCTTGTGTGGGAGAAAGCACGCACGCGTACCAGAGCCCTTCGAAAGACCTGACTGCTATCAACGATCGCCTGAACGG AACTAGGAAGCTGAGAGTTGCTCTCAAGTTCAACGAAGAGGAGGGCAGATTGGTGAGAGAGACGGGGCTGGTGACGGACTCTGTGGTTGCCGACAGCCTTTGCATCCAGAACGGGAAGCGTGTGTTGACCCCGGTGAAATCTGAGCAGCAGCCGGAGTTGTAA